The DNA sequence CTCGCGCTCGGGACGGGCGCCGGCGCCCTGGCGTCGGCCCGCGACGCTGCCGACCGCGCGGGTGGGCGTTGCGGTCTGCTCCAGGCGGGCGACAGCTGCGGCGGCTTCGCGGTCCTCGACGTGGACGCGGCGGGCCTGCGGGCCCTGCTGGCGGAGCGCCGTCCGGGCCGGATCCTGCTCGACCGGGACGGCGTCCCGGCGCTGGTGGACAGCCGCCCGCTGATCGGCGTCGACGCCGCCAGCACCGGCACCCTCGACCTCGGTGACGACTGGTCGGGCACCGTGGCGATCCTCGATTCGGGCGTCGACACGGCCCACGGCGATCTGGGCGACGCCCCGGACGACGACATCGACGGCCCGGCCCCGGCTGTGGGCGACGCGGCCGACTGGTTCGACGCGGCGGGGGGCTGGCCCCTCTTCGCGGGCTACAAGGTCGTGGGCTGGCACGACGTGACCGACGACTTCCCGCAGGCCGCAGGCCCCTGGGACTACCACTACCACGGCACGGCGCTGGCCTCGGTCGTCGCCGGATCCGGCCGGGTCGACCCGGACTACCGGGGCGTGAGCGCCGGTGCCCGCCTCACCGTGGTCAAGTTCTACGACTACGATCAGACCTGGCACGCCTGGGCGGGCGATTTCCTGGCGGCCTGCGACTGGCTGCTGGCGAATCACGCCACCTACCGGGTGCGGACGGTGCTGATGGCCGTCAACTGGGACGTCGACGCGGGCATCGGTGCGGCGGTCGCGGCCCTGGTCGATGCGGGTCTGCTGCCGGTGGCCGCGGCGGGCAACCAGGGCGACGACCCGGCGGGTCCGGGCTATCCCGCCCTGCTGCCGGACGTGCTCACGGTCGGGGCGGTGAACGCCGCCGGACAGGTCAGCGCCTTCAGCGGGCGCGGTCTCGCGGGGCAGGGGAAGCCCGACCTCGTGGCGCCGGGTGGCGGACTGCTGGCTGCGGGCGGACGCATCGTGGCCGCGGACAACGATCCCGACGATACGTACAGCGGCCGCTTCGGCACCAGCCTGGCCGCCGCCCACGTGGCGGGCGCGGCGGCCCTGCTCGACGAGGCCCTGCGCGAGAACGGCCTGGCCCCGGCCGCGGGACGGGCCGAGGTCCAGGCCCGGCAGTCGGTGCTGCGTCTGGCGACCGCCTTCGTGCCCGCGGCTGAGACGGCCGACGGCCTGGGCAGCGTGAACCTGCCGGCGTACTCGGGTCACGACCCGGCGCGGGGCTGGGGGCTGCTGCGCATCGACGCCGCGGTCGACGCGGTGCTGAAGCCCCTGGTGGCCGGGCGCGACGATGCGGCGAGCTTCACCTTCGACTGGACCGGGCGGGTCGCCGCCCGGCGTCTGGTCGTCTGTCCCGGCGTGCGCTATCTGGTGGAGGCCGCGCCGGCCGGCGGCCTCGACGTCTCCCTCGAGGTGGTGCGGATCGCCACCGGCGACGGGCGGGCGGCCGCACCGGACATGCTGGTCGACCAGAATCCCGCCGGCGTGTCGGAGTTCGCCTATCTCACCGCCGCACCGGGCGAGTGGACCTTCCTCGTGGCGCGCAGCCTGGGGGGCGCCGGCACGGTCACCCTGCGGCTGCGCGAAGCCGACGGCTTCAGCGCCGCGGGCGGCGTGCGCACCCTGCCCGGCGTGGGCACCGGGGCGCCCAGCTGGGGCCGGCTCGCGCCCCATGCGGGCGTGTCGCTGATCGCGCCCTCGCGGGTTCTCGTCGATCCGGTCGCGCGGTCATTGAACGTGACCGACACCTCGGGCCAGTACCGGCCGGGCTGGCCGGTCTTCGTCTTTCCCGGCGTCTCGGCCCAGGGCGGCCTGACGCAGCCCATGGTGATGGACATGGACGGGATCGCCGGCGACGAGATCGTCGTCGCGGCCGACTTCGGCTCGGTCTACTTCTTCGACGGGACGGGCGCCGTCAAGACGGTCGACCTGGCCTTCAATCGGCGCCTCACGCAGCCCGTCGGTTTCCGCACGGCGCTGGGCGGCCGGCGGGTGCTCGTCGTCGACCGGGAAGGCATCGCGCGCACCTGGTCGTGGAACGCGAGCGTGGGGGCGGCGCCGGAACCCGACGCGACGGCGACGCTCGGGCATCAGGTGCCCCTGGCGCCGGCGGCCGGCCGCCTCGGGCCCGGCACCGAGGAGAGTCTCGTGATCGCCTTCGCCGACGGCTGGCTGGGGGCGTTCGACGACCAGCTCGCCCTGCGGCCCGGTTGGCCGCGCGACCTGGGCGGCACCCTGGAGGCGCCGCCGCTGCTGGTCGATCTGGACGAGGACGGCCAGCACGAGGTGGTCCAGCCCGTGCGCGACGGTGCCAGCGGGCAGCTCGTGATGCGGGTCTTCCGGGGCGACGGCACGCCGGCCGCGTACGACGGGGTCGTGGTTCCGGCGCCGCGGGGCGGCGGTTGGCTGCAGCTCGGGTATCCGGTGGTGGCCGGGCGCTACGACACCGGCGAACTCAACGTGGCCCTGGTGGGCCTGGCCGACAACGGCCTGGCCGGCGCCGCGGCCCGCTGGTCCCTCGGCATCGGGCGCCTCTACGCCGGAGGCGCCGCCGCGGCCACCGACCTGAAGGCCTGGGAAGCGGCGGCGTCGACCGCCGAGGGGGTGCTCGACCTGCAGGGTGCCATCCTGGGGACGCCGGTGGTGTCCCCGCCGCCCGGCGCCTACGGCACCGACCTGGCGGCCCCCTTCCACGTGCAGTGGTCGGAGATCCTCTACGGCCTGACGGAGCTGCCGGCCGGGACGACGGGCTGGTGGCAGGCGGGCGTGGCCGACGATCCGCTGCTGCAGAAGACCCCGGCCAGCGTGGGCGGCGAGGAGATCGTGCCCGTGAGCCATCTCGGCGCGGCGCTCGTGCCCCTCGGCGACGGTGTCGAACTGCTGGTCGAGACCCGTGACGCGAGCCTGATGGTGACCCCGCGCTGGGCGGGCCCCGTTTCGGCCGCGACCTGGGGGCTCGCGCGGGGCGATCAGCGCAGCAGCGGCGCCTACCCGCTGCAGGAACTGACGACTCCCGCGCCCGCGCCGGCGGCGGTCCTCGGCGGCCTGCAGGCCTTCCCCAATCCGGGCTCGACGCGCATCCGTTTCCGCGCGGCCACGGGCGTGCTGCCCGGCGATGCCCAGCTCGCGGTCTACGACCTGCGGGGCCGCTGCGTGCGGCGACTCGCAGGGGCCGACGCCGCCGGCGTGCTGCAGTGGGACGGGCGCGACGGAGGCGGCCGGCGTCTCGCGGCCGGGGCCTACCTGGCCGTGGTGCGCACCGGCGGCGAGCGCTTCACCACCCGCGTGCTCCTGACCCGCTGACCCGCGCCGGGCCCGGAATTCCTGCTGCCCGGCCCGGGGGTTCCGTGGTAGATTCCGGCCATGGACAACTTCTCCTCCCACAGCGACTCCCGCGCCTCCGGACCCGCGCACGGCAGCAACTACTGGCAGCTCCTGGCTGCGGCCGCCGACGCGCTCGAGGTGGGGGACTTCCCCGCCGCCGAACGGCGCTACCGCGACGCCTGCGACCTGCGTGAGACCTCGCCGGGTCGCCGCTTCGTGACCGAGAAGATCGGCGACGGCGTGCGCCGCCTGTTCAGCCGCGCGGCCCCGGCCGGCCCCGAGGCCGCCCGCTCCGGCCGTTGGCCGCGGGCCAACCGGGCCTTCCGCGACGCGTTCGCGACGCAGGGCGAAGGCGTCGTGCGCGAAGGCGTGCGGCGGGCCGAACTGCGGCCCGAGGACGATGCCGAGACCAACCAGCCGATCCTCGAGTCGGCCCTGTTCCTCGTGGCGCGCAGCCGCCTCTTCCAGGAGGAGCCGGGCTCGGCCGTGCCCCTGCTGAAGGGGCTGTTCCGCACCGCCAGCCGCACCGGCCGGCCGTTCAGCGTCGATCTCGTCCGCCACGACCTGCCCCTCACCGAAGAGGACCGCCTGTGGATGGCCCGCAAGGGCGGCGAGCTGGTGGAGGCGTTCGTCGAGCAGGGGCACCTGCGGCCGGGCGGAGCCGAGGCCGAGGAATGGGCCGAGGTCTTCCTGCAGC is a window from the bacterium genome containing:
- a CDS encoding S8 family peptidase, with the translated sequence LALGTGAGALASARDAADRAGGRCGLLQAGDSCGGFAVLDVDAAGLRALLAERRPGRILLDRDGVPALVDSRPLIGVDAASTGTLDLGDDWSGTVAILDSGVDTAHGDLGDAPDDDIDGPAPAVGDAADWFDAAGGWPLFAGYKVVGWHDVTDDFPQAAGPWDYHYHGTALASVVAGSGRVDPDYRGVSAGARLTVVKFYDYDQTWHAWAGDFLAACDWLLANHATYRVRTVLMAVNWDVDAGIGAAVAALVDAGLLPVAAAGNQGDDPAGPGYPALLPDVLTVGAVNAAGQVSAFSGRGLAGQGKPDLVAPGGGLLAAGGRIVAADNDPDDTYSGRFGTSLAAAHVAGAAALLDEALRENGLAPAAGRAEVQARQSVLRLATAFVPAAETADGLGSVNLPAYSGHDPARGWGLLRIDAAVDAVLKPLVAGRDDAASFTFDWTGRVAARRLVVCPGVRYLVEAAPAGGLDVSLEVVRIATGDGRAAAPDMLVDQNPAGVSEFAYLTAAPGEWTFLVARSLGGAGTVTLRLREADGFSAAGGVRTLPGVGTGAPSWGRLAPHAGVSLIAPSRVLVDPVARSLNVTDTSGQYRPGWPVFVFPGVSAQGGLTQPMVMDMDGIAGDEIVVAADFGSVYFFDGTGAVKTVDLAFNRRLTQPVGFRTALGGRRVLVVDREGIARTWSWNASVGAAPEPDATATLGHQVPLAPAAGRLGPGTEESLVIAFADGWLGAFDDQLALRPGWPRDLGGTLEAPPLLVDLDEDGQHEVVQPVRDGASGQLVMRVFRGDGTPAAYDGVVVPAPRGGGWLQLGYPVVAGRYDTGELNVALVGLADNGLAGAAARWSLGIGRLYAGGAAAATDLKAWEAAASTAEGVLDLQGAILGTPVVSPPPGAYGTDLAAPFHVQWSEILYGLTELPAGTTGWWQAGVADDPLLQKTPASVGGEEIVPVSHLGAALVPLGDGVELLVETRDASLMVTPRWAGPVSAATWGLARGDQRSSGAYPLQELTTPAPAPAAVLGGLQAFPNPGSTRIRFRAATGVLPGDAQLAVYDLRGRCVRRLAGADAAGVLQWDGRDGGGRRLAAGAYLAVVRTGGERFTTRVLLTR